TTCAAACAATTTTTTTATTTCTATACATGATCAATACCGGCAGGTTCCCAGTCCTCACGATCTTTGAGGGGCTTTATTTTTATGCCTGGGTATTGATTACGCTGTCATTGGTGATCAACCGGCTGCTGCGGGTTGATTTCACTGTCTTCTTCACCAATGTACTGGGATTCATCATCATGGCCATACATACGTTTGCACCCGTGCAGGTGGAGTCACGCGCGATGGCTGAACAGCTGGTGTCGGAACTGCTTTTGATCCACATCACGATGGCGATCCTTTCGTATGGGGCCTTTTCATTGTCCTTTGTCTTTTCGCTTCTCTACTTATTGCAATTCAAACTTTTGAAAGAAAAAAAGTGGGGGGAGAGATTATGGAGGATCAGTGATTTGTCCAAACTTGAGAAGATATCTTATATTTCGAACTCGATCGGGGTCGCCATGCTTCTTCTCAGTCTGATCCTGGGCAT
This Bacillus sp. Marseille-Q1617 DNA region includes the following protein-coding sequences:
- a CDS encoding cytochrome c biogenesis protein; protein product: MFEQTMTRLHELMIVLYAISILFYFIDFLNKNRKANLFAFWLLAIVWVLQTIFLFLYMINTGRFPVLTIFEGLYFYAWVLITLSLVINRLLRVDFTVFFTNVLGFIIMAIHTFAPVQVESRAMAEQLVSELLLIHITMAILSYGAFSLSFVFSLLYLLQFKLLKEKKWGERLWRISDLSKLEKISYISNSIGVAMLLLSLILGMQWAFIKLPNFILYDPKIIGSFILLILYSTYLYLRIKKNVFGKSLAMLNVAAFLIILINFFLGSRLSSFHFWYS